From the genome of Actinacidiphila yeochonensis CN732, one region includes:
- a CDS encoding PadR family transcriptional regulator, with protein MSKRSGILEFAILGLLRESPMHGYELRKRLNTSLGVFRAFSYGSLYPCLKTLLTQGWLTEETAPDSDPLTTPLSGRRAKIVYRLTASGKEHFEELLAHSGPDAWEDEHFAARFAFFGQTSKDVRMRVLEGRRSRLEERLERMSASLARTRERLDDYTLELQRHGMESVEREVRWLNELIETERAGRTDRPGAERDDDNNQENGGRPGERGTA; from the coding sequence ACTCGGCCTGCTGCGCGAGTCGCCGATGCACGGCTACGAGTTGCGCAAGCGGCTCAACACCTCACTCGGGGTGTTCCGCGCCTTCAGCTACGGGAGTCTGTACCCCTGCCTGAAGACGCTGCTCACCCAGGGGTGGCTGACCGAGGAGACGGCGCCGGACAGCGACCCGCTGACCACGCCCCTGTCCGGCCGCAGGGCGAAGATCGTCTACCGGCTGACGGCCTCGGGCAAGGAGCACTTCGAAGAGCTCCTCGCCCACTCCGGGCCCGACGCCTGGGAGGACGAGCACTTCGCCGCCAGGTTCGCCTTCTTCGGCCAGACGTCGAAGGACGTCCGGATGCGTGTTCTCGAAGGGCGGCGCAGCCGCCTGGAGGAACGGCTGGAGCGGATGAGCGCCTCCCTGGCGCGAACCCGCGAGCGGCTGGACGACTACACGCTCGAACTGCAGCGGCACGGCATGGAATCGGTGGAGCGCGAGGTCCGATGGCTCAACGAGCTGATCGAGACCGAGCGGGCCGGACGGACTGACCGTCCGGGCGCCGAGCGGGACGACGACAACAACCAAGAGAACGGCGGCCGACCCGGGGAACGGGGAACCGCGTGA
- a CDS encoding inositol-3-phosphate synthase: MGSVRVAIVGVGNCATSLVQGVEYYKDADPEAKVPGLMHVQFGDYHVGDVEFVAAFDVDAKKVGLDLADAIGASENNTIKIADVPTTGVTVQRGHTLDGLGKYYRETIEESSEAPVDVVQILKDRQVDVLVCYLPVGSEDAAKFYAQCAIDAKVAFVNALPVFIAGTKEWADKFTEAGVPIVGDDIKSQVGATITHRVMAKLFEDRGVVLERTMQLNVGGNMDFKNMLERERLESKKISKTQAVTSQIPDRDLGAKNVHIGPSDYVQWLDDRKWAYVRLEGRAFGDVPLNLEYKLEVWDSPNSAGVIIDALRAAKIAKDRGIGGPILSASSYFMKSPPVQYFDDEARENVEKFIRGEVER; this comes from the coding sequence ATGGGTTCGGTTCGCGTAGCCATCGTGGGCGTTGGCAACTGCGCCACGTCGCTGGTGCAGGGTGTCGAGTACTACAAGGACGCCGACCCGGAGGCGAAGGTCCCGGGCCTGATGCACGTGCAGTTCGGCGACTACCACGTCGGTGACGTCGAGTTCGTCGCTGCTTTCGACGTCGACGCGAAGAAGGTCGGCCTGGACCTCGCGGACGCCATCGGCGCCAGCGAGAACAACACGATCAAGATCGCCGACGTGCCGACCACCGGCGTGACCGTCCAGCGCGGCCACACCCTCGACGGTCTGGGCAAGTACTACCGCGAGACGATCGAGGAGTCCTCCGAGGCCCCGGTCGACGTGGTCCAGATCCTCAAGGACCGCCAGGTCGACGTCCTCGTCTGCTACCTGCCCGTGGGCTCCGAGGACGCGGCGAAGTTCTACGCCCAGTGCGCCATCGACGCCAAGGTCGCCTTCGTCAACGCCCTCCCGGTCTTCATCGCCGGCACCAAGGAGTGGGCTGACAAGTTCACCGAGGCCGGTGTCCCGATCGTCGGCGACGACATCAAGTCCCAGGTCGGCGCCACCATCACGCACCGCGTGATGGCGAAGCTCTTCGAGGACCGCGGTGTGGTCCTGGAGCGCACCATGCAGCTGAACGTCGGCGGCAACATGGACTTCAAGAACATGCTCGAGCGCGAGCGCCTGGAGTCCAAGAAGATCTCGAAGACGCAGGCCGTCACCTCGCAGATCCCCGACCGCGACCTCGGCGCCAAGAACGTGCACATCGGCCCGTCCGACTACGTGCAGTGGCTCGACGACCGCAAGTGGGCGTACGTCCGCCTTGAGGGCCGTGCCTTCGGTGACGTCCCGCTGAACCTGGAGTACAAGCTCGAGGTCTGGGACTCCCCGAACTCCGCCGGTGTCATCATCGACGCCCTGCGCGCCGCGAAGATCGCCAAGGACCGCGGTATCGGCGGCCCGATCCTCTCCGCCTCCTCGTACTTCATGAAGTCCCCGCCGGTCCAGTACTTCGACGACGAGGCCCGCGAGAACGTCGAGAAGTTCATCCGCGGCGAGGTCGAGCGCTGA
- a CDS encoding MFS transporter has translation MGVLRDLRMLLRLPDFRRLLTVRLLSQLSDGVFQVALAAYVVFSPEKQASPGAVASALAVLLLPYSLLGPFTGVLLDRWRRRQVLLVCNLLRAVLCCGTAALVLLQVPDWLFYLAALCVTGVNRFVLAGLSAALPRVVDERHLVTANALSPTAGTLAATVGGGAAFVVHLFHAPGAGADAATVLLGAGLYLCAGLSALTLSPGLLGPDDLPDRPRVGAEVLATVRGLAAGIHHLGQRPTARQALTAMTAMRFCYGALTVTLLVLCRYAWSDPTDSDAGLGLLGLALGLSAAGFLAAALVTPWATDRLGTAGWTTVCAAGSAVLLPPLGLPFTPVPMMAAAFVLGVTVQGAKIATDTVVQTHVDDHYRGRVFSLYDVFFNVSYVGAAALAALVLPADGRSPVLVIALAAIYAVVAFTMFHVERPALFHVEQEEG, from the coding sequence ATGGGTGTTCTGCGCGACCTGCGCATGCTGCTGCGACTGCCGGACTTCCGGCGGCTGCTGACCGTCCGCCTGCTCTCGCAGCTCTCCGACGGTGTCTTCCAGGTCGCACTGGCCGCCTATGTGGTCTTCTCGCCCGAGAAGCAGGCGTCACCGGGGGCCGTCGCCTCGGCGCTGGCCGTACTGCTGCTGCCCTACTCGCTGCTCGGCCCGTTCACCGGGGTGCTCCTCGACCGGTGGCGCCGCCGCCAGGTCCTGCTGGTGTGCAACCTGCTGCGGGCCGTGCTCTGCTGCGGAACCGCCGCCCTGGTTCTCCTCCAGGTGCCGGACTGGCTCTTCTACCTCGCCGCCCTCTGCGTCACCGGGGTGAACCGCTTCGTGCTCGCCGGGCTGTCGGCGGCGCTTCCTCGCGTGGTGGACGAGCGGCACCTGGTCACCGCCAACGCGCTCTCCCCCACCGCCGGCACCCTTGCCGCGACCGTGGGTGGCGGAGCGGCCTTCGTGGTGCATCTCTTCCACGCCCCGGGCGCCGGAGCCGACGCCGCCACCGTGCTGCTGGGTGCCGGCCTCTACCTCTGCGCCGGCCTCTCGGCACTCACCCTCAGCCCCGGCCTGCTGGGGCCGGACGATCTGCCCGACCGGCCGCGGGTGGGCGCGGAGGTACTCGCCACCGTCCGCGGTCTGGCAGCCGGGATACACCACCTCGGGCAGCGGCCGACCGCACGGCAGGCGCTCACCGCCATGACGGCGATGCGCTTCTGCTACGGCGCCCTCACGGTCACCCTGCTCGTGCTCTGCCGCTACGCGTGGTCCGACCCGACCGACAGCGACGCCGGGCTGGGGCTGCTGGGATTGGCGCTGGGGCTGTCGGCGGCCGGATTCCTCGCCGCCGCGCTGGTCACTCCCTGGGCGACAGACCGTCTCGGCACGGCGGGCTGGACCACCGTCTGCGCGGCCGGCTCCGCCGTACTGCTGCCGCCGCTGGGGCTTCCCTTCACCCCGGTGCCGATGATGGCCGCCGCCTTCGTGCTCGGCGTCACCGTGCAGGGCGCGAAGATCGCCACCGACACGGTCGTGCAGACCCACGTCGACGACCACTACCGCGGCCGGGTCTTCTCGCTCTACGACGTCTTCTTCAACGTTTCCTACGTCGGAGCCGCAGCCCTGGCGGCACTGGTGCTACCCGCCGACGGGCGCTCCCCGGTCCTGGTGATCGCCCTCGCGGCGATCTACGCCGTGGTGGCCTTCACCATGTTCCACGTGGAACGTCCCGCCCTGTTCCACGTGGAACAGGAAGAGGGCTGA
- a CDS encoding CCA tRNA nucleotidyltransferase translates to MPNPTNAAQTPQAHHRIEPVAEDLGRLFSAAGHRLALVGGSVRDTLLGRLGHDLDFTTDARPEQVLAVLRPWADALWEVGIAFGTVGARKDTPEGKSFQIEVTTYRSEVYDRSSRKPEVSYGDTIEEDLLRRDFTVNAMAVALPEVEFVDPYRGLDDLAARVLRTPGTPEASFSDDPLRMMRAARFAAQLDFEVAPEVVTAMTEMADRISIVSAERVRDELNKLLLSDHPRKGLRLLVDTGLADRVLPELSALRLERDEHFRHKDVYEHTLTVLEQAIDLETDGPDLTLRLAALLHDIGKPKTRRFESDGRVSFHHHEVVGAKLVKARMTQLKYPNDQIKDVARLVELHLRFHGYGSGEWTDSAVRRYVRDAGPLLEQLHKLTRSDCTTRNKRKAAALSRTYDGLEERIAALMEQEELDAIRPDLDGNQIMEILGVPPGPLVGRAYQHLLELRLENGPMEHDEAVAALREWQAAQG, encoded by the coding sequence GTGCCGAATCCCACCAATGCCGCCCAGACCCCGCAGGCCCACCACCGGATCGAGCCGGTGGCCGAAGACCTCGGTCGGCTCTTCAGCGCCGCCGGGCACCGGCTCGCCCTCGTCGGCGGCTCGGTGCGGGACACGCTGCTGGGCCGCCTCGGCCACGACCTGGACTTCACCACGGACGCCCGGCCGGAGCAGGTGCTGGCCGTGCTGAGGCCGTGGGCGGACGCCCTGTGGGAGGTCGGCATCGCCTTCGGCACGGTCGGTGCCCGAAAGGACACCCCGGAGGGCAAGAGCTTCCAGATCGAGGTGACCACCTACCGCTCCGAGGTGTACGACCGCTCCTCCCGCAAGCCGGAGGTGTCCTACGGCGACACCATCGAGGAGGACCTGCTCCGCCGGGACTTCACCGTCAACGCCATGGCGGTGGCGCTCCCCGAGGTCGAGTTCGTCGACCCCTACCGCGGCCTGGACGACCTGGCGGCGCGCGTGCTGCGCACGCCGGGCACGCCGGAGGCGTCCTTCTCCGACGATCCCCTGCGGATGATGCGGGCCGCCCGGTTCGCCGCGCAGCTGGACTTCGAGGTGGCGCCGGAGGTGGTCACCGCCATGACGGAGATGGCGGACCGGATCTCCATCGTCTCCGCCGAGCGGGTCCGTGACGAACTGAACAAGCTGCTCCTTTCCGACCATCCCCGCAAGGGGCTGCGGCTGCTGGTCGACACGGGGCTCGCCGACCGGGTGCTGCCGGAGCTGTCGGCCCTGCGGCTGGAGCGGGACGAGCACTTCCGCCACAAGGACGTCTACGAGCACACGCTCACGGTGCTGGAGCAGGCGATCGACCTGGAGACCGACGGGCCCGACCTGACCCTGCGGCTGGCGGCGCTGCTGCACGACATCGGCAAGCCGAAGACCCGCCGCTTCGAGTCCGACGGCCGGGTGTCCTTCCACCACCACGAGGTGGTGGGCGCGAAGCTGGTCAAGGCGCGGATGACGCAGCTGAAGTACCCCAACGACCAGATCAAGGACGTCGCCAGGCTGGTGGAGCTGCACCTGCGCTTCCACGGCTACGGCAGCGGCGAGTGGACGGACTCCGCGGTGCGGCGGTACGTCCGGGACGCCGGGCCGCTGCTGGAGCAGCTGCACAAGCTGACCCGGTCGGACTGCACCACCCGCAACAAGCGGAAGGCCGCGGCGCTCTCGCGCACCTACGACGGCCTGGAGGAGCGGATCGCGGCGCTCATGGAGCAGGAGGAGCTGGACGCGATCCGACCGGACCTCGACGGCAACCAGATCATGGAGATCCTGGGGGTGCCGCCGGGCCCGCTGGTCGGCCGCGCCTACCAGCACCTGCTGGAGCTGCGGCTGGAGAACGGCCCCATGGAGCACGACGAGGCGGTGGCCGCGCTCAGGGAGTGGCAGGCCGCCCAGGGCTGA
- a CDS encoding DUF6049 family protein — protein MAGTALLAGLLQGVGATASQAAPRTVDKTGTGSRTAALTLDKLSPAIPAKGDSITVAGSVVNNGRTTITGARIAVHINGHGPLRSRSAMESAAADTGYSASTDGYEINGHTVQVADLAPGHSAAFTITFPVSALFLGASGVYPVGVSLDGQDAAEPWSHVLGIKRTFLPWYPDGESAKSTKISFLWPLTDVPHVDPRGDTASQESPIFRDDGLVRELQSGNGSATSGGRLWQMVELGKQLPITWVIDPDLLATVEAMTKPYRVEGHGGDVTHTTPGTGSAVAEKWLNELKGAVGGAQVIALPFGDPDIASLAHHGKGINSNLRLVQTGEQLGKTTVDTILGTQSTTGVAWPVDGAIDPSIVSTARTTGAKTVIARSDSLRESPTLSYTPNAARPIGGGSTAVVADATLSTAFDGDMSKPQNALLAVQNYIAQTLLVTMESPDTQRDILVAPERMPTAAQAHAMATAINATDTTPWAESVDFSSTAKATPDPQASRHVPASSAYPRSLRAQELPAEAFRQLHEVQVHLNNFVTILTIKDRVTVPFRNSMLRAMSTGWRGNSKGETAYRNAIGAYLTDLINAVHILSKSDLTLSGRSGTIPVTVKNDLGQPITGLVLKLGSNSSIRLKIKNAERPISIDGGHTRTLKFETTASANGLAQVTAQLYTQQGALYGETVSFNVELTNVTDLVMLIIAAGLLLLVLAGVRIYRQRKRHAAGGGADGGDGEGGDGTGSDGGDDNGDQNGDEDEDGADPGHPGDPGTDTGQETREPSPAGEKVDG, from the coding sequence GTGGCGGGCACCGCTCTCCTGGCCGGCCTCCTCCAGGGCGTGGGGGCGACCGCCTCACAGGCCGCGCCGAGGACAGTCGACAAGACCGGTACGGGGTCGCGGACGGCGGCGCTCACCCTCGACAAGCTCTCCCCCGCCATCCCGGCCAAGGGGGACTCCATCACCGTGGCGGGGTCGGTGGTGAACAACGGCAGGACCACCATCACCGGCGCCCGGATCGCCGTCCACATAAACGGCCACGGGCCCCTGCGCTCCCGCAGCGCCATGGAGAGCGCGGCCGCCGACACCGGCTACAGCGCCTCCACGGACGGCTACGAGATCAACGGTCACACCGTGCAGGTGGCCGATCTCGCTCCCGGGCACAGCGCCGCCTTCACGATCACCTTCCCGGTCAGCGCCCTCTTCCTCGGCGCCAGCGGCGTCTACCCGGTCGGCGTCAGCCTGGACGGCCAGGACGCCGCCGAGCCCTGGAGCCACGTGCTGGGCATCAAGCGGACCTTCCTGCCCTGGTACCCCGACGGCGAGTCCGCGAAGTCCACCAAGATCAGCTTCCTGTGGCCGCTCACCGACGTGCCCCACGTCGACCCCCGCGGCGACACCGCCTCCCAGGAGAGCCCGATCTTCCGGGACGACGGCCTGGTGCGGGAGCTGCAGTCCGGCAACGGGTCCGCCACGTCCGGCGGCCGGCTGTGGCAGATGGTCGAGCTCGGGAAGCAGCTCCCGATCACCTGGGTGATCGACCCGGACCTACTGGCCACCGTGGAGGCGATGACCAAGCCCTACCGCGTGGAGGGACACGGGGGTGACGTCACCCACACCACGCCCGGCACCGGGTCGGCCGTCGCCGAGAAGTGGCTCAACGAACTCAAGGGCGCGGTCGGCGGCGCCCAGGTGATCGCCCTGCCCTTCGGCGACCCCGACATCGCGTCGCTCGCCCACCACGGCAAGGGCATCAACAGCAACCTGCGGCTGGTGCAGACCGGCGAGCAGCTCGGCAAGACCACCGTGGACACCATCCTGGGGACCCAGTCGACCACCGGGGTCGCCTGGCCGGTCGACGGGGCCATCGACCCCTCCATCGTCTCCACCGCCCGCACGACGGGCGCGAAGACCGTGATCGCCCGCAGCGACTCGCTGCGGGAGAGCCCCACGCTCAGCTATACGCCGAACGCCGCCCGTCCCATCGGCGGCGGCAGCACCGCGGTGGTCGCCGACGCCACCCTGTCCACCGCCTTCGACGGCGACATGAGCAAGCCGCAGAACGCGCTGCTCGCGGTGCAGAACTACATCGCCCAGACGCTGCTGGTGACCATGGAGTCGCCCGACACGCAGCGCGACATCCTGGTCGCCCCCGAGCGGATGCCGACCGCGGCACAGGCGCACGCCATGGCCACCGCGATCAACGCCACGGACACCACACCGTGGGCGGAGTCCGTCGACTTCAGCAGCACGGCCAAGGCCACCCCTGACCCGCAGGCGTCACGGCACGTCCCCGCCAGCTCCGCGTACCCGAGGTCGCTGCGTGCCCAGGAACTGCCCGCGGAGGCGTTCCGGCAGCTCCACGAGGTCCAGGTACACCTCAACAACTTCGTGACGATCCTCACCATCAAGGACCGGGTGACCGTCCCGTTCCGCAACTCGATGCTGCGGGCGATGTCCACCGGCTGGCGCGGGAACAGCAAGGGCGAGACGGCCTACCGCAACGCGATCGGCGCCTACCTCACCGACCTGATCAACGCGGTCCACATCCTGAGCAAGTCGGACCTCACACTCTCCGGCCGCAGCGGCACCATCCCGGTCACCGTGAAGAACGACCTGGGCCAGCCGATCACCGGCCTGGTCCTCAAGCTCGGCTCGAACTCCTCCATCCGTCTCAAGATCAAGAACGCCGAACGGCCCATCTCGATCGACGGCGGCCATACCCGTACCCTGAAGTTCGAGACCACGGCGAGCGCCAACGGCCTCGCCCAGGTCACCGCCCAGCTCTACACGCAGCAGGGTGCGCTCTACGGCGAAACCGTGAGTTTCAACGTGGAGCTCACCAACGTCACCGACCTGGTGATGCTCATCATCGCCGCCGGACTGCTCCTCCTGGTCCTGGCGGGGGTGCGCATCTACCGGCAGCGCAAGAGGCACGCGGCCGGCGGCGGAGCGGACGGCGGCGACGGCGAGGGCGGCGACGGGACCGGCAGTGACGGCGGCGACGACAACGGCGACCAGAACGGCGATGAGGACGAGGACGGCGCTGATCCCGGGCACCCGGGTGACCCGGGCACGGACACCGGTCAGGAAACCCGGGAGCCGTCTCCGGCAGGTGAGAAGGTGGACGGATAG
- the murJ gene encoding murein biosynthesis integral membrane protein MurJ, protein MNAPYDGDRDSAGRPPHSADQQPSPHDPYVQGTYAYDPYPHQGTGPGPAEDGFYDQDAQPPHQQPYGGQHWQQTAHPHMPYGDNPAMLYVGVDDLGQTGGMPVFDAYEHLFRDQRTGGGQPEAAPAQGPGQQGWQQGYQQPYPQQQDPRYQQGYPQDPQQAPHGYPQQDYQAQGYQQQPGEGGPGYGYGDAGYSQPTTYHHDQPYPQQGYADPHHPAGTQQYGQAPYEEQTQYAQGTYAPQGYGPGQAQEAGYADPRYVPEHPQVPQPEPVDAGEAAAPAAEATGPMPVTPAPETGARTNILKSSALMAAGTLVSRVTGFVRTLVIAAAIGLATLGDSYAVANTLPTMIYILTIGGGLNSVFVPQLARAMKDDDDGGAAYANRLLTVVMVALGGIVAVTVVGAPLLIKIMSPKIAADPDSYRVAIAFARYCMPTIFFMGVHVVMGQVLNARGRFGAMMWTPVLNNLVVIFTFGMFIWVYGPYSSTHMDATTITPQGVRLLGLGTLLGLVVQSLSMLPYLRDAGFKFRPRFDWRGHGLGKTAKLAKWTFFFVLANQAGLIVVTQLATWGGINADKSGYQGTGITAYNNALLIWQMPQAIITVSVMAAVLPRISRAAADGDVTAVRDDISYGLRTSAVAIVPAGFAFLTLGVPMCSLLYASTGTESARNIGFILMAFGVGLIPFSAQYVLLRGFYAFEDTRTPFYNTVVVAAVNAAASIVSFVVLPNRWAVTGMAFSYGLAYAVGVGVAAKRLRARLQGDLDGRRVMRTYARLAGACIPASLVAGAAVIVVFKELGSGATGALAALVVGGCLLLGLFVVTAKRMRIQEMTAMIGMVRGRLGR, encoded by the coding sequence ATGAACGCGCCGTACGACGGTGATCGCGACTCTGCGGGCCGGCCGCCTCACTCGGCCGACCAGCAGCCCTCACCTCACGACCCCTACGTCCAGGGCACCTACGCCTACGACCCCTACCCGCACCAGGGCACGGGGCCGGGGCCGGCCGAGGACGGCTTCTACGACCAGGACGCCCAGCCGCCGCACCAGCAGCCGTACGGCGGCCAGCACTGGCAGCAGACCGCCCACCCGCACATGCCGTACGGCGACAACCCCGCGATGCTCTACGTAGGGGTGGACGACCTCGGCCAGACGGGCGGCATGCCGGTCTTCGACGCCTACGAGCACCTCTTCCGCGACCAGCGGACGGGCGGCGGGCAGCCTGAGGCCGCACCCGCCCAGGGCCCGGGGCAACAGGGCTGGCAGCAGGGCTACCAGCAGCCCTATCCGCAGCAGCAGGACCCGCGGTACCAGCAGGGCTACCCGCAGGACCCGCAGCAGGCCCCGCACGGCTACCCGCAGCAGGACTACCAGGCGCAGGGCTACCAGCAGCAGCCCGGTGAGGGCGGCCCCGGATACGGGTACGGCGACGCCGGCTACAGCCAGCCCACGACCTACCACCACGACCAGCCGTACCCGCAGCAGGGCTACGCCGACCCGCACCATCCCGCGGGCACGCAGCAGTACGGCCAGGCTCCCTACGAGGAGCAGACCCAGTACGCGCAGGGCACGTACGCCCCGCAGGGCTACGGGCCCGGCCAGGCCCAGGAGGCCGGGTACGCCGACCCGCGGTACGTCCCCGAGCACCCGCAGGTGCCGCAGCCCGAACCGGTGGACGCCGGCGAGGCGGCGGCTCCGGCCGCCGAGGCCACCGGGCCGATGCCGGTCACCCCGGCCCCGGAGACCGGCGCGCGGACCAACATCCTCAAGTCGAGCGCGCTCATGGCGGCCGGCACCCTGGTCTCGCGCGTCACCGGCTTCGTCCGCACCCTGGTGATCGCCGCGGCGATCGGCCTGGCCACCCTCGGCGACTCCTACGCGGTCGCCAACACGCTGCCGACGATGATCTACATCCTCACCATCGGCGGTGGCCTCAACTCCGTCTTCGTCCCTCAGCTGGCCCGTGCCATGAAGGACGACGACGACGGCGGCGCGGCGTACGCCAACCGGCTGCTGACCGTGGTCATGGTGGCGCTCGGCGGCATCGTCGCCGTCACGGTGGTCGGCGCACCGCTGCTGATCAAGATCATGTCCCCGAAGATCGCGGCGGATCCTGACTCCTACCGGGTGGCGATCGCCTTCGCCCGCTACTGCATGCCGACGATCTTCTTCATGGGCGTGCACGTGGTGATGGGGCAGGTGCTCAACGCCCGCGGCCGGTTCGGCGCGATGATGTGGACGCCGGTGCTGAACAACCTCGTGGTGATCTTCACCTTCGGGATGTTCATCTGGGTCTACGGCCCCTACAGCTCCACCCACATGGACGCCACCACGATCACGCCCCAGGGCGTCCGCCTGCTCGGCCTGGGCACGCTGCTGGGCCTGGTGGTGCAGTCGCTGTCGATGCTGCCCTACCTCAGGGACGCCGGCTTCAAGTTCCGGCCGCGGTTCGACTGGCGCGGCCACGGCCTGGGCAAGACGGCCAAGCTGGCCAAGTGGACGTTCTTCTTCGTGCTCGCCAACCAGGCCGGCCTGATCGTCGTCACCCAGCTCGCCACCTGGGGCGGCATCAACGCCGACAAGAGCGGCTACCAGGGCACGGGCATCACCGCCTACAACAACGCGCTGCTGATCTGGCAGATGCCGCAGGCGATCATCACCGTCTCGGTGATGGCCGCGGTGCTGCCGCGGATCTCCCGGGCCGCCGCCGACGGCGACGTCACGGCGGTCCGCGACGACATCTCCTACGGTCTGCGCACCTCCGCCGTGGCGATCGTCCCGGCCGGCTTCGCCTTCCTCACCCTCGGCGTGCCGATGTGCAGCCTGCTCTACGCCAGCACCGGAACGGAGTCGGCCCGGAACATCGGCTTCATCCTCATGGCGTTCGGCGTGGGCCTGATCCCCTTCTCCGCCCAGTACGTGCTCCTGCGCGGCTTCTACGCCTTCGAGGACACCCGCACCCCCTTCTACAACACGGTGGTCGTGGCCGCGGTGAACGCGGCGGCCTCCATCGTCTCGTTCGTCGTACTGCCCAACCGGTGGGCTGTGACCGGTATGGCGTTCTCCTACGGCCTCGCCTACGCGGTGGGCGTGGGCGTGGCCGCCAAGCGGCTGCGGGCGCGGCTCCAGGGCGACCTGGACGGGCGCCGGGTGATGCGCACCTACGCGCGGCTGGCGGGGGCCTGCATCCCGGCCAGCCTGGTCGCGGGCGCGGCCGTCATCGTGGTCTTCAAGGAACTCGGCAGCGGCGCCACCGGCGCGCTCGCCGCGCTGGTGGTCGGCGGCTGCCTGCTGCTGGGGCTCTTCGTGGTGACCGCGAAGCGGATGCGCATCCAGGAGATGACCGCGATGATCGGCATGGTGCGGGGCCGACTCGGGCGCTGA
- the sigM gene encoding RNA polymerase sigma factor SigM — protein MEGSPHGGSPHGDAELLARHVAGDPDAFAELVRRHRDRLWAVALRTLGDREEAADALQDAFVSAFRSAHTFRGQAAVTTWLHRITVNACLDRIRRAATRRTAPVAEEERLDALMEPQESAEAPAEREELHREVLAALATLPAEQRAALVLVDMQGYSVAEAAAILEVPTGTIKSRCARGRARLAPLVRHLRSAESGSPGGTPGRNRTEQRPVPETGTQRDGGGQR, from the coding sequence TTGGAGGGAAGCCCGCACGGCGGAAGCCCGCACGGCGACGCCGAGCTCCTCGCCCGGCACGTCGCGGGCGACCCCGACGCCTTCGCTGAACTTGTCCGGCGCCACCGCGACCGCCTCTGGGCGGTGGCGCTGCGGACGCTGGGGGACCGCGAAGAGGCCGCTGACGCCCTCCAGGACGCCTTCGTGTCGGCGTTCCGCTCCGCACACACCTTCCGTGGCCAGGCCGCCGTCACGACGTGGCTGCACCGCATCACCGTGAACGCCTGCCTGGACCGGATTCGGCGAGCCGCCACCCGGCGCACGGCTCCCGTGGCGGAAGAGGAACGCCTGGACGCGCTGATGGAGCCGCAGGAGTCCGCGGAGGCGCCGGCGGAGCGCGAGGAGCTCCACCGGGAGGTGCTGGCCGCCCTCGCGACGCTGCCCGCCGAACAGCGGGCCGCCCTGGTCCTCGTCGACATGCAGGGCTACTCGGTGGCGGAGGCCGCAGCGATCCTGGAGGTGCCCACGGGCACGATCAAGAGCCGGTGCGCCCGGGGCCGGGCCCGCCTGGCGCCCCTCGTACGCCACCTCCGCTCGGCGGAGAGCGGAAGCCCGGGCGGTACGCCGGGAAGGAACCGGACGGAGCAGAGACCCGTCCCAGAGACAGGCACGCAGCGGGACGGAGGTGGACAACGGTGA
- the trxB gene encoding thioredoxin-disulfide reductase, with the protein MTDVRNVIIIGSGPAGYTAALYTARASLNPLVFEGSVTAGGALMNTTEVENFPGFRDGILGPDLMDNMRAQAERFGAELVPDDVTAVDFSGDIKTVTDSAGTVHRARAVIVTTGSQHRKLNLPNEDQLSGRGVSWCATCDGFFFRDHDIAVIGGGDTAMEEATFLSRFAKSVKIVHRRDSLRASKAMQERAYADPKISFVWDSEVAEIHGDGKLSSLTLRNTVNGETSELPVSGLFIAIGHDPRTELFKGVLDLDAEGYLKVQSPSTRTSVPGVFAAGDVVDHTYRQAITAAGTGCSAALDAERYLAALSDSEKTA; encoded by the coding sequence GTGACCGACGTCCGTAACGTGATCATCATCGGTTCTGGGCCCGCGGGGTACACCGCGGCGCTCTACACGGCGCGTGCGTCTCTCAACCCGCTGGTCTTCGAGGGCTCCGTCACCGCTGGCGGGGCGCTCATGAACACCACCGAGGTGGAGAACTTCCCCGGGTTCAGGGACGGCATTCTGGGGCCGGATCTGATGGACAACATGCGCGCCCAGGCTGAGCGCTTCGGCGCCGAGCTGGTGCCGGACGACGTGACCGCGGTGGACTTCAGCGGTGACATCAAGACGGTGACCGACTCCGCCGGCACGGTCCACCGGGCGCGCGCGGTGATCGTCACCACCGGTTCCCAGCACCGCAAGCTCAACCTCCCCAACGAGGACCAGCTCTCGGGCCGCGGCGTCTCCTGGTGCGCCACGTGCGACGGCTTCTTCTTCCGCGACCACGACATCGCCGTCATCGGCGGCGGCGACACGGCCATGGAGGAGGCGACCTTCCTGTCGCGCTTCGCCAAGTCGGTGAAGATCGTCCACCGCCGGGACAGCCTGCGGGCGTCCAAGGCGATGCAGGAGCGCGCGTACGCCGACCCGAAGATCTCCTTCGTCTGGGACAGCGAGGTTGCCGAGATCCACGGCGACGGGAAGCTCTCCTCCCTGACGCTGCGGAACACCGTCAACGGAGAGACTTCCGAGCTCCCCGTCAGCGGACTGTTCATCGCGATCGGCCACGACCCGCGGACCGAGCTCTTCAAGGGCGTGCTCGACCTGGACGCGGAGGGCTACCTCAAGGTCCAGTCTCCGAGCACCCGCACCAGCGTCCCCGGAGTGTTCGCCGCCGGCGACGTGGTGGACCACACCTACCGTCAGGCGATCACTGCGGCGGGCACGGGCTGTTCGGCCGCACTGGACGCCGAGCGCTACCTCGCTGCGCTGTCCGACTCCGAGAAGACCGCCTGA